CCACGAGGGTGACGTCGAGCGTCGCCGGGTCGGTCATGGCCGTTCCTACCGGTCGGACGGGTAAATCGGTGACGACACGCCGGGTCGAGGCCGAACGGGCCGTGTCACCGTCGTCCACGAGGCCGCAAGATACACGGTCGGACGGCGTACAGTGTCCACTCGCAATGCCCTCCCGACGAGCCGTCCTCGGTGGCTGTGCTGGCCTCCTCGCCTCCCTGGCCGGCTGCAGCCTCCCCGCCCTCCCCGGCGAGGAGCCACACCCCACACGCGAGTGGCTCTACGCCCCCGGCCGCTTCGCCGACGACTGGCGGCGGTATCGCGTCGTCAACCGGACGCCCGTGCTGTGGGACGACCACCGCGAGTGGCTGGACGACCAGCGGGTCGCAGACGCCATCGGTACGCACCGGCCGTACTACGGGCCGTTCGGCGTCGAGACGCGCGACGTCGACTGGCAACTGCGCGTCGGGGGCGTCGACCGGTCGCTCCCACGGCTCTGCGTCTCCGCCGCCGCGTTCAACCGAGGACGCCTCGAAGACGCCATGAACGCCACGACCGAGGAACGCGTCGACGACTACCAGACGATGGCGATGTACCGGACCCCCGACCACGACAGGGCGTTCGCCGCTGGCGGGGACTACCTCGTCGACTGCCAGTACGACGGTCCCGACGACCCGGCCACCGCGCTCCGGACGTGCATCGACACGCAGACCGGGTCGGTGGACCGCTTCACCACCACGAGCGAGCACTGTCGGCTCCTCGCCGACGCGCTGGCCGACGACGCCGAGTTCGCCTTCGACGTGTTCGACGCCCCCTCGAACGGTGTCGTCGGCCGCGGCTGGCGACGGCTGTTCGACGAGGAGACGACCCACCTCACGGCCGTCGTGCTGTTCGCTGACGAGGCGAGCGCCGCCGAGGCGAGCGTCCGCGACTCCGTCTCGCTGCCCTCGTGGCGACCCGACAGGGAGACGTCGGTCGACGTGGACGGGCGACTCGGCGTCGTCATCGCCAGCAGGCCGACCGAGACGGTCCGACTCGACGCGCCACCGTTCCAGTTCGCCTAGTGTAGTCCGACTAGTCCAGTTCCATCCCCTCGACGACGGCGAACTCCTCGTCGCCATCGAAGCGCTGCGGGTCGAACGCGTCGATACCGGGGCCGGCCCCGACCACCTGCGCCGCGAGTCGTTCCGCCAGCGCCGGGGCGCGCATGAACCCGTGGCCCTGCCAGCCGGTGGCGACGAACACGCCCGGCGCGCGTTCGCCACAGAGCGGGTGGCCGTCGGGCGTCGCCGTGCAGAGGCCCGCCCACGCGCGAGCGACGGGGTAGGACCGCCCGAGCGTGGTCTCCTGGTAGCCGGCACAGTCGGCGAGGAACCAGTCGTCGGCCTCCCGGTTCCAGTCGTCCGGGTCGCGCTCGACCGGTTCGGTCCCGTCACCGACGAGCAGACCACCGTCCCGCGGTCTGAGGTAGTACCCGCCGGTCGCGTCGAAGCACATCGGCACGCGGTCCGTGACCGGGTCGGGGTCGGTCACGAGCGCCTGTACCCGATAGGGTTTCAGCGGTATCGGTAGCCCCGCCTCGGCCAGTACCCGTCCCGAGTGCGCACCAGCGGCGACGACGACGGCGTCGTACACCTCGCTCCCGTCTTCGGTATCGACGACCGGGTCGTCCTCGCCGTCGTCCCGGTGCAGACCGACGGGCGTCTCCTCTCGAATCTCCACGCCCTCCGAGCGCGCAGCGTCGGCCATCGCGGCGGTGTACGCGCCGGGGTCGGCGTACCCGGCGTTGCGCGCGACGGCCGCGAGAGCGACGTCGTCGGTCCGGAGGGACGGGAACTCCCCGGCGAGTTCGGCGGGGGCGACCAGCGACACGTCCCGGTCGTGGTCGCGCATCCGACCGACGCCCTCGCGGATGGCGTCGGCGCGGCGCTCGTCCCCCTCGCGGACGAGGATAACGTACGGACAGTCGGTGAACTCGAAGCCGCCGGTCCCGGAGAACTCGCGGAACCGCGCCATCGCGCGGTCGCCGAGTTCGGCGTCGATTCGGTCCGCGTAGGCGTCGTAGCAGACGCCCGCCGCGCGGCCGCTCGCGCCGTCCGCGACCGACCCGCGCTCGTACAGCGTCGCGTGGGCTCCGCGCTGGGCGAGGTCGTGAGCGGTCGTGACGCCGACCGCGCCGCCACCGACGACGGCCACCGTCGGGGCGCGGTCGGTGTCGGCCGACGCGACGCTCGTCGGGGTGTCCGCCGCTTCGCTCATCGGTGCGGTTCGGCCAGCAGGTCCTCGAACGGGCGCTCGGTCAGCCAGTCGACGAACGCGTCGAGTTCCGCGACGCTCTCCTCCAGGAGGTCCTCCCCGAGCATCGCCGTCCCCTCTGTCGGGTGGCCGACCGCGCCGCTCTCGGAGAAGTCGGCCGTGTCGAAGCCGATGGACGCGCCGTGGACCGTCTTGCCCCAGGAGGTCGCCCCCTCCGCCTCCGCCTCTGCGGCGTGTTCCTCGTCGACCAGGTCCTCGGCGAGGTGGAGCACCAGACTCGTCTCGTGCTGGTCGGCGTGGCCGATGACGTAGTTGGCCGCGTCCCACCAGTGCCACGGTGCGAGGAACGCCGTCTCCTCGGCGCGGAGCGTGCGGGCCGCTCGCTCCAGCGCCCCGATGTTCCCTCCATGCCCGTTGACGACGACGACCTTCCGGACGCCGTGGTCCGCGAGGCTCTCGACCGTCTCGCGGACGAACCGCTCGAACGTCTCCTCGCTCACCGACAGCGTCCCGTGGAACTGGCGGTGGTGGCCGCTGACGCCGATAGCGAGCGTCGGCAGGACGGTGGCGGCGTCGTGGTCGAGGTCGGCGGCGACGGCCTCGGCGACGAGGTGGTCGGTCGAGAGGGGGAGATGCGGGCCGTGCTGCTCGGTCGAACCGACCGGCAGGACGCCCACCTCCACGTCGTCCAGTGCGGCGGCGAACGACCGCGTGGTGTGGTCCGCGAGGTGCATACGGTCTTGCTGACCGCCGAGGGGCTTAACTCTCGGCGGACGGCGACCGCTGGCCCAGTCCGCCGACAGTCGGCAGCGCTTCCCGTCTCAGACGTAGATGTAGCCCTCGGCGGGGTGGAACTCCCGGTCGGTGGCGAACCCCTCCCGGACCGCCCGGTACGTGGCGTAGGCCGCCAGCACCGCGTCGAGGGCGTCCCCGCCGGTGTCGTCGAGCGCCGCCGTCCGGACCGACGGGGTCAGCGTGCAGTCGTCGGGTATCCCCGCGACGATGCGCTCGCGACGCTCGGCGTACGCCTCGCGGTCGGCCGCGTCGGCGCCCTTGTAGCGCTCGTCGGGCAGGTCCAGCGAGCGGAGCGTCGCGGCGGGGTAGACTTCACAGAGCGTCGGCCGGTCGTCGGCGTCGCTCTCGCGCTCCTGCATCGGCGCGACGGTGACCGCGCCGTCGGTCACCAGCGGTCCGAGGACGTCGCGGACGCCGTAGAACGTCTGGTGAGCGACCAGCCAGTGGTACGGCGAGGACGCACCCACCTGCTCGTCGGTCGCTCGGCCGACGTACGACCGTTCGCCGTCGGTGCGGTACTCGACGCGCTCTCGACAGCGCGCCCGCAGGTCATCGGGGCCGTCGAACTCGCCGGGGAACCAGCGCAGGAACTCCGGCCACGAGTCGCAGTCGTGGACCCCGAACGGCAGCCCGAACGAGAAGTCCAGTCCCGCGGCCGTCGGTTCCTGCAGGCGCTCGCGGAGTTCGGCGAGTGCTGGGGCGCGGTCGGCGGTACCCGCGAGGTCGGTCAGCGAGCGAACGGTCTCGACGCGGAGGTGGCCGTCGCCCTGCTCTGTGCCCTCGACCGTGGCTGACGCGAGCCACGTCGTCCGGCCCGCGTCGGCCGCGCCGCTGAAGTCGACGCCGTAGACGTCCATACCCTTCCCACGGGGTCGCCGTCGAATTGATTAACGGGCGCGGCGTACGTCGGTTCATGCCGAAGACGATGGAGGTCAAGTGTACCGAGTCGGACTGCGAACTCGACATGTTCGAACTCCACTACACATACGACATGCCAGACGAGACCGGTGTCGAGGACTTCAGCTGCCCGTACTGCGGCACGGGGGACGGCCTCGAAGAGATAGTGCTGTGAGTCCCGTGCACACCGCGGGGAACGACTAAGACCATGACGAGCGAATCCACGAACATGTTCAAGGAGTTGGGCGAGCGCGTCGAGAGCGCCGTTCTCGAAGGCATCGGGCGCTCGTCGGCCCGCTGGCAGGAGAAGACGCCGCTGAAGGTCGACCTGCTGGAGAGCGAGGACGCCTTCCTCGCCGTCTTCGACGCCCCCGGCGTCCACCGCGAGGACGTCGAGGTCAGGTTCGACGAGAACACCGTCTTCGTCCGCATCGACCGCTTCCGTGACTTCCACGACGAGTTCGACATGCGCCTGCCCGGTCGCGGCCTCTCGCTCGACGGGTCCGTCGACCTCCCGGCCGACGCCGAGGTGGACGCCCGCGAGGCCGACGCCACCGTCACGCAGAACGGCACGCTCCGCGTCCACGTCCCGAAGACGGAGTCGGGGCGCTCCGTGACCGTCGGCGACGAACCGGGCGACGGCCCCCTCGACGGGGGCGCACCGGGCAGCGGCGGTGACGCGACCGGCGCGGACGACGGACCCGTCGAGGTCTCCACCGGCGACGCCGGGGTCGACACCGACGAGTCGGACGACACGGACCTCGGCAGCGACAGTACCGACCTCGGCAGCGACGACGCCGACCCCGAGACCGGGCTGAGCGAGGACGAGGTCCCCGACGGACCCGAGGACGACGAGTTCGACGGCCTCGACGGCGACGACGAGAAGTGAGGTAACTGGTCGCCGAGGAGCGACCGTCGACGCGACGGGTCGCCGAAGCACGACGTTCCGGCGACGCTATCGGAACGCGTCGAGACCGCGAGCGGGGTAGCCGACGACGGTGTCGACGCCCGCCTCGTGGAGCGACGCGACCTGTTCTCCGACCGCCTCCGGCGTCCCGGCGAGCGCGTAGTCGCGACACGCCGCCACCAGCACCTCGCGGGCGCGACCCGTCGCTCCGCCGTCCGTAGCCGCCCCGTCGGGCAGTGCCGCCCGGACCGGCCCCCGTCGGGCGACGTAGCCACCCAGCGCGTCCAGTAGCACGTCCTCGTCGTCGGTGAGGAGCGTCGGCGCGTAGACGGCGACGTCGCCCTCGTACCCCATCCGGCGCATCGCGCGGACCTCGCCCGCCGTGGAGCGGTCGAGCAGGTCGTACTGGACCGCGTCGTCGCCCGCCGCCAGCGCGACGCGTTCGATGCTCTCGGTGCCGACCCACGGTTTCGTCGCCGGCGTCCGGTCGGCGTCCGCCGAGCGCTCGGCGTGCCAGTCCAGCGCGGCCCGGAGGCGCGGTGCGATGGCTCGCGCGCGCTCCTCGGCCGTGAGGTACGCGCCGTGACCCGCGACGAACGTCAGGCCCACCTCGGCCGGCACCTCGCGGAGCAGGCCGTCGTCCCCCAGCGGGTCGAACCCGTCGGCGCGGACCGGCGCG
This region of Halomarina salina genomic DNA includes:
- a CDS encoding DUF429 domain-containing protein; its protein translation is MDVYGVDFSGAADAGRTTWLASATVEGTEQGDGHLRVETVRSLTDLAGTADRAPALAELRERLQEPTAAGLDFSFGLPFGVHDCDSWPEFLRWFPGEFDGPDDLRARCRERVEYRTDGERSYVGRATDEQVGASSPYHWLVAHQTFYGVRDVLGPLVTDGAVTVAPMQERESDADDRPTLCEVYPAATLRSLDLPDERYKGADAADREAYAERRERIVAGIPDDCTLTPSVRTAALDDTGGDALDAVLAAYATYRAVREGFATDREFHPAEGYIYV
- a CDS encoding creatininase family protein, with the translated sequence MHLADHTTRSFAAALDDVEVGVLPVGSTEQHGPHLPLSTDHLVAEAVAADLDHDAATVLPTLAIGVSGHHRQFHGTLSVSEETFERFVRETVESLADHGVRKVVVVNGHGGNIGALERAARTLRAEETAFLAPWHWWDAANYVIGHADQHETSLVLHLAEDLVDEEHAAEAEAEGATSWGKTVHGASIGFDTADFSESGAVGHPTEGTAMLGEDLLEESVAELDAFVDWLTERPFEDLLAEPHR
- a CDS encoding Hsp20/alpha crystallin family protein, with translation MFKELGERVESAVLEGIGRSSARWQEKTPLKVDLLESEDAFLAVFDAPGVHREDVEVRFDENTVFVRIDRFRDFHDEFDMRLPGRGLSLDGSVDLPADAEVDAREADATVTQNGTLRVHVPKTESGRSVTVGDEPGDGPLDGGAPGSGGDATGADDGPVEVSTGDAGVDTDESDDTDLGSDSTDLGSDDADPETGLSEDEVPDGPEDDEFDGLDGDDEK
- a CDS encoding NAD(P)/FAD-dependent oxidoreductase, which encodes MSEAADTPTSVASADTDRAPTVAVVGGGAVGVTTAHDLAQRGAHATLYERGSVADGASGRAAGVCYDAYADRIDAELGDRAMARFREFSGTGGFEFTDCPYVILVREGDERRADAIREGVGRMRDHDRDVSLVAPAELAGEFPSLRTDDVALAAVARNAGYADPGAYTAAMADAARSEGVEIREETPVGLHRDDGEDDPVVDTEDGSEVYDAVVVAAGAHSGRVLAEAGLPIPLKPYRVQALVTDPDPVTDRVPMCFDATGGYYLRPRDGGLLVGDGTEPVERDPDDWNREADDWFLADCAGYQETTLGRSYPVARAWAGLCTATPDGHPLCGERAPGVFVATGWQGHGFMRAPALAERLAAQVVGAGPGIDAFDPQRFDGDEEFAVVEGMELD
- a CDS encoding DUF7559 family protein, producing the protein MPKTMEVKCTESDCELDMFELHYTYDMPDETGVEDFSCPYCGTGDGLEEIVL
- a CDS encoding DUF7388 family protein: MLTSDTYARTGLDALALKPTEHDLDAAAALDVDVLALDYEGREALPGEETLRALAADRTLLLTAPVRADGFDPLGDDGLLREVPAEVGLTFVAGHGAYLTAEERARAIAPRLRAALDWHAERSADADRTPATKPWVGTESIERVALAAGDDAVQYDLLDRSTAGEVRAMRRMGYEGDVAVYAPTLLTDDEDVLLDALGGYVARRGPVRAALPDGAATDGGATGRAREVLVAACRDYALAGTPEAVGEQVASLHEAGVDTVVGYPARGLDAFR